The Stenotrophomonas sp. NA06056 genome segment CGGGGGACGCTGCAAGTACGTCCATGTAAGCTCGGTCGCGCCATCCATGGCGCTCACGCCCCCGCAACCGGACCCACCCCGCCTTCGACAGTTTCTCGCGATCTGCCGGAATGGCATGGCCTGCTCTTGGGGGGAGCGGCGACCTTGGTCGACACGGTAGATCCACGCCATGCGTGGATGAATCTCCATCGAGATTGAATATTTTGAATTCAAATCGAAAAGCATCCACGCATGGCGTGGATCTACCAACCGTCACCGGGAAACTGTCGAAGGCGGGGCGGTGTCGGATTGCGGGGTGTCCGCGGCATGGATGCCGCGGCCAAGCCCCCATGGATGGGTTTACGGCGTCCCCGCAATCCGACACCGCCCCGCCAAACCCACAGACAACCCAGCGCCGGCTGTTGCATTTGCCGTTGCTGTTGCTGTTGCCTTGGCTTGGAGCCTCTGCAGGTGCAGGGCGCAGCCCTGCCGAACACCCCTTAATTGACCGCCGTCACCTGGACGTCGATCACGCCGTCGCCGACGCGGGCCTGCAGTGCGTCACCCGGCTGTACCTGCTCGATCCGGCGCACCAGCGCGCCATCGTCTGCTCTGGTCACGATGCTGTAGCCACGAGCGACGGTCGCCAGCGGACTGACCGCTTCCAGCGAGCGCGCCAGGCCACGCAGGCGCAGCGCATCACGCTGCAGCAGGCGCTGCAGCGCCGCGTGTGGGCGGCCACCCAACGCGGCAAGGCGACGTCGCAGTGCCTCCATCTGCCGTTGCGGATGATGACCACGCAGGACTGCAGCAGCGTGGCGGAGGCGGGCCGCGCGACGCTCCTGCTGCTGGTCGTGGGCCGCATGCAGGCGACGACCGAGGTCCAGCTGGCGTCGGCGCAGCAGATCCAGACGTGCCTGCGGGCTCTGTGCATTCAAGCGCAGCAGGGCACGATCGGCGCGCTGCATGGCTTGCTGCAGCGTGTGGCGTTGCAGCTGCACCATGCGTGCCGCGTTGCGGCGTAGGCGCAGGGTCAGGTCGCGCTGATCGGGTACCAGCAGTTCTGCGGCCACCGATGGCGTAGGCGCGCGCAGGTCAGCGGCAAAGTCGCTGAGACTGAAGTCGGTTTCGTGACCCACCGCCGATACCACCGGCGTGCCGCTGGCGGCGATGGCCCGGGCCAGGGCTTCGTCGTTGAATGCCCACAGGTCCTCCAGCGAACCGCCACCACGGGTCAGCAGGATCACGTCGTAGCGGCCGCTGGCATCGGCCGCCTGCAGCAGGCGGGTGATCTGTGCGGCAGCGGTCGCGCCCTGTACCAGGGTCGGCAGCAGGTCCACCTCCAGCAGCGGGAAGCGGCGGCCGAGCACGCTCAGCACGTCGCGCACGGCGGCGCCGGTGGGCGAGGTGATCACCGCCAGGCGCTGCACATGTGCGGGCAGTGGTCGCTTGCGCGCCGGGTCGAACAGGCCTTCAGCCTCCAGCCGCGCCTTCAGCTCCTCGAACGCGCGCCGCAGTGCGCCTTCGCCGGCTTCTTCCATGTGGTCCAGCACCATCTGGTACTCGCCACGGGCGTCGTACAGGGTCACCTTGCCACGCACCAGCACGCGCATGCCCTCGCGCGGCACGAATTTCAGGTACTGCGCCTTCATCCTGAACATCGCAGCGCGCAACTGCGCACGCGCGTCCTTCAGGGTGAAGTACAGATGGCCGGACGCCGGGCGCGCCACGCTGCCCAGTTCGGCCTCCACCCAGATCGCGGGGAAGCTGCCTTCCAGCAGGTCGCGGGCAAGGGTGTTGAGCTGGCTGGGGGTGAAGACGTCGTTGTTGCGTGGCTGCATGGTTACGGCGTGGGGCAGATGGCGCGGGGGCCTCAGGATCGCACGTCAGCGCAGGCCGTGCTGGCCCAGTGCCCATTGCACGTGTTCACGGACCACGGGCGAAGCATCCCCGGCGCGCGTCTGCAGTGCCGACAGCGTCTCCGCCGTGGTCGACGCATTGCCCAGTGCCACCGCGATGTTGCGCAGCCAGCGCTCGTGGCCGCTGCGGCGGATCGGGCTGCCTTCCGTACGGCTAAGGAACTCGCCTTCGTCCCACGCGAACAACTGGTCCAGGCGCGCGGTGTCCAGATTGTTGCGCGCACGGAAATCGGCTTCGTCGGTGCGCTTGGCGAACTTGTTCCAGGGGCAGACCAGCTGGCAGTCGTCGCAGCCATAGATGCGGTTGCCGATCAGCGGCCGCATCTCCACTGGAATCGCACCTTCATGCTCGATGGTCAGGTAGGAAATGCAGCGGCGCGCATCCAGCCGCTGCGGGCCGGTGATGGCCTGGGTCGGGCAGACGTCGATGCAACGCGTACAGGTGCCGCAGTGCGCGGTGGCCGGCGCGTCGATCGGCAGCGGGATATCGATGTAGATCTCGCCGATGAAGAACCACGAGCCGCCGTGGCGGTCGATCAGGCAGGTGTGCTTGCCGATCCAGCCCAGCCCCGCGTTGCGGGCCAGCGCGCGCTCCAGCACCGGCGCCGAGTCGACGAACACGCGGTAGCCCAGCGGCGCCACCTCATCGTTGATCTGCGTGGCCAGCTTCTGCAGGCGGTTGCGCATCAACTTGTGGTAATCGCGGCCGAGCGCATAGCGCGCCACATAGGCGCGGCCCGGATCGGCCAACGTGGCCCAGGCCTCGGTGTCGTCCCGGTGGCTGTAGTCCATGCCCACCGAGATCACCCGCACCGTGCCGGGCAGCAGCTCGGCCGGGCGCGCGCGCAGGGTGCCGTGGCGGGCCATCCAGTCCATCGTGCCGTACAGGCCCTGGCCCAGCCAGTCGGCGAGGTGCGCTTCATCCTCGCCCAGTTCGATGCCGGCGATACCGCAGCGCTGGAAACCATGCGCCCGCGCGAGCTCGCGGATGCGCTGTACGGCCAGGGCCGGATCGAGGGGGGCAGGGACGGGGGACATGTCCACCAGTATAAAATCCCCGCATGGCCAACCTCGCCGATCTGTTCGATTCCCGTGCCGCACGCACACTCGATGCCCAGGCCTCCGCGCTGGCGGGCGAGGGTGGCTGGGGCCTGATGGCCGAGGCGGGGCAGGCGGCCTGGCAGTGCCTGCTGCAGCACTGGCCGCAGGCGCAGCGCATCGGGGTGATCGTTGGCAGCGGCAACAACGGCGGCGATGGTTACGTGCTGGCCTGCCATGCGCTGCAGGCGGGGCGGCAGGTGCAGCTGATTGCGCTGCCGGGCAGCGCACCTTCCACCGCATTGGCGCAGCGTGCCGCAACGGATTTCAGGTCCGCCGGGGGAATGGTCTCTGAATTCAACGGTGAACTGGCCCAGGCCGATGTATGGGTTGACGCCCTGTTCGGCCTCGGCTTCGCCCGCGCACCAAGCGGTGCGGCGCAGGCCTTGATAGAGGCGTTGAACGCGCAGCGCGCGCCGGTGTTGGCGCTGGATGTGCCCAGTGGCGTCGATGCCGACCGTGGTTGCGTGCCGGGTGTAGCCGTGCGCGCGACTCGGACCTTGCAGTTCATCGTCGCCCATCGCGGCCTGTACACCGGCGACGCGCTGGAATACATCGGGCGCAGACAGCTGGCACCGCTGACGCTGCCCGACGAGGCCTGGCAGGGTGTCGTTGCCGCCGCAGAATGCTGGACGCAGTCGCGCCTGCCGGACCTGCTGCCGCCGCGCCGTGCCAACAGCCACAAGGGTGATTCCGGCCATGTGCTGTGCGTGGGCGGCAACCATGGCAGCGGCGGCGCAATCGCCATGGCCGCCGAAGCCGCGCTGCGCGCTGGCGCAGGTCTGCTGAGCATCGGTACGCGTGGCGACCATGTCGGCCCGCTGCTGGCGAGATTGCCCGAAGCGATGACGCATGCGCTGGAAGATGGTGCTGCGCTGCCCGCATTGCTGGCAAAAGCCAGGGTCGTAGCGATCGGCCCCGGCCTGGGCCAGGACGAATGGGCGCGCGCGTTGTATGCGCGTGTCCTGCAGTCGGGCCTGCCGCTGGTGATCGACGCCGATGCGTTGAACCTGCTGGCGCAGGACGCGCATGCAGTGGCTGATGCGATCCTGACCCCACACCCCGGCGAAGCCGCACGCCTGCTGGAAACCACCACGGCGGCAATCCAGGCCGATCGCTACGGCAGCGCGCAGGCACTGGCCGAGCGCTATCACGCGGCGGTGGTGCTGAAAGGGGCTGGCAGCATCGTCGCCGCACCCGGCCACACCCCTCGACTGATTGCGGCCGGCAACCCGGGAATGGCGGTGGGTGGCATGGGTGACCTGTTGACCGGCATCATCGCCAGCCTGCGCGCGCAGGGCCTGCCTGCGTTCGATGCGGCGGCAGGCGGTGCGCTGCTGCATGCCCTGGCCGGTGATGTTGCCGCTGCCGACGGTGCCCGTGGCCTGCTTCCCACTGATCTGCTGGCGCCCCTGCGGCGGCTGGCCAACCCGGAATGTTCCCGATGACCGAATTCTTCCTTGCTGACAGCGACGCTACCGAACTGCTGGGGCAATGGCTGGCGGCTACCCGTCCAGCGCAGGCGCTGGTTGAACTGCGCGGCGATCTTGGCGCTGGCAAATCGACCACGGCACGCGCGCTGCTGCGGGCGCTGGGCGTGCAGGGCGCGATCCGCAGCCCCACGTACACGCTGGTCGAGCGCTATCCGCTGTCCAGTGGCGGCGAGGCCTGGCACCTGGACCTGTATCGCATCGGCCAGGCCGGCGAGCTGGATTTCCTGGGGCTGGATGAGGGCAGTGCCGTGCTGTGGCTGGTGGAATGGCCCGAGCGTGGGGCGGGTGCGTTGCCGCCCACCGATCTGGTCGTGGCACTGGAAATTGAAGGGCAGGGGCGGCGCGTGCGTCTCACTGGCGTCAGCGACGCTGGACGTGAATGGCTGTCGCGGCTTCCCGAAGGTGGCGACTTGCAGGCCCTTTCTGTCGGCTGACGAGAACAAACACCGGCAGGTTACGGATTATTAAGGAAAAAGGTGTTGCATTCCGTTCAGTGCGGTGATTGAATCCTGAGTCATGCGCCCGGGGAATCGACTCATTGCCATCTGTGCCGCCGTCGGACTTGGTCTGGCGAGCGTCAGTGCGTGGGCCGGCGAGGTCCGCCAGGTGTTGCTCAATACCGGTGCGACCGGCACCCGCGCGGAAATCGCGCTGGTCGGCAGTGGCGGCTACAAGACCCTGTCGCTGGCCGGTCCGAACCGGTTGGTGGTCGATTTCCCCGATTCCAGCGCGGTGCGCAACCTGAAGATGCCTTCGCCGCAGGGTGTGGTCACGGCAGTGCGCACCGGACAGCCGGTACCGGGCACCTTCCGTGTCGTATTCGACCTGGCCGAGACGGTCGCGCCGTTCCGCCCGCAGATGCAGCGCGAAGGCAATGAATCCAAGCTGGTGATCGAGTGGCCGGGCGATGGCCCGGCCGTGGCCGCCAGCCGACCGGCCGCGACGCCGCCAGCGGCATCGTCAGTGAGTACGGCCCCGACCCCAGCACAATCCGCACAGTCCCGTGGTGATGCCGCACGTGCCACCGCGCTGTTGACCGCACAGGTCCAGCAGCAGGCCAGTGCCAGCGCTGCGGTACCGGCAGCGCCGACGCCAGCGCCAGGTACTGCGCCGGTGCAGATGGCGGCAGCGGGCACCACCGCCAGCAGCGCGCCGGCGTCATCGCCGGCAGCGATCCTGGCTGGTCAGGCCACCACCGCGGTTGTGGCCACCGCACCGAAGCCGGTGCCGACACCTGTTGCGCCGACCGAGCCGCCGCGTCCGACCATGCCCGGTGATGCCTCGCGTATCCGCATGCAGCCGGGCATGCGTCATCTGGTGGTGGCCATCGACCCGGGCCATGGCGGCCAGGATCCCGGTGCCATCGGCCCGACCGGCAAGCGCGAGAAGGACGTCACCTTGGCGGTGGCGCGTGAACTGGCCCGCCAGGTCAATGCCACGCCCGGGCTGAAAGCCTTCCTGACCCGCGACAGCGATGTGTTCATCCCGCTGCCGATGCGTGCGCAGAAGGCGCGTGCGAACAAGGCCGACATCTTCATTTCGATCCATGCCGACGCCGCCGAAAACCGTTCGGCCACTGGTTCGTCGGTGTACGTGCTCTCGACCAAGGGCGCGTCTTCGCAGCGTGCGCGCTGGTTGGCGGACAAGGAAAACGCGGCCGATCTGGTCGGTGGCGTGCGCCTGCAGCAGACCGAAGGCACCTTGGCGAACGTCCTGCTGGATCTGGCCCAGAGCGGCTACATGAAATCCTCCGAGGACGCCGCCGGGCACGTGCTGGGCGGGTTGAAGCGGATCGGCAACAACCACAAGCCGAACATCGAGCGCGCCAACTTCGCCGTGCTGCGCACCTCGGACATGCCGGCGATGCTGGTGGAAACCGCGTTCATCTCCAACCCGGATGAAGAGCGCCGCCTGATCGACCCGGCCTACCAGCGCAAGGTCGCCGGTGCGGTGCTGGATGGCGTGCACATGTTCTTCAGCCGCCAACCGCCGCCGGGCACCTTGTACGCCGCACGCGCGCAGGCCGAGATCGACGCCGCTAGCACCGTGGCTGGCGGCAGCAAGTAAGCCGGATTCGCGGTCTTCGCGTTTCTCGCTTCCGGTAGCACCAGGCCATGCCTGGTGGGTGCTGCACGCGGTGGATCTCGACTCTACCTGCCGCCGCTCCGCTATCATCGTGGCATGACGTCTGCCTGCCCGACCTGCCCATGAATGCGCCCGATCCGCGTCCGATCCGGCCGCTGCCGGAAATCCTGATCAACCAGATTGCCGCCGGTGAGGTGGTCGAACGGCCCGCATCGGTGGTCAAGGAACTGGTTGAGAACGCGATCGATGCCGGCGCCAGCCGCGTCGACATCGAACTGGAAGAAGGCGGTGTGCGCCTGATCCGCATCCGCGACAACGGCAGTGGCATTGCCGCAGAGCAGTTGCCGCTGGCAGTTTCGCGGCACGCCACCAGCAAGATCGCCAACCTGGACGAACTGGAGGCGGTGGCGACGCTGGGCTTCCGTGGTGAAGCGCTACCGTCCATCGCCTCGGTCAGCCGTTTCACCCTGGCCTCGCGCCGTGCCCATGATGAGCACGGTTCGGCACTGCAGATCGAAGGTGGCAAGATCGGCGAGGTGACCCCGCGCGCGCATGCGCCCGGTACCACGGTGGAAGTACGCGAGTTGTTCTACAACGTGCCGGCGCGACGCAAGTTCCTGCGCGCCGAACGCACCGAACTGGGGCATATCGAAGAGTGGCTGCGCTCGTTGGCGCTGGCCCGCCCCGATGTCGAGCTGCGCGTCTCGCACAACGGCAAGGCCTCGCGTCGCTACAAGCCGGGCGACCTGTATTCGGACGTGCGCTTGGCCGAGACCTTGGGCGAAGACTTCGCCACCCAGGCCGTGCGCGTGGACCACAGCAGTGCTGGCCTGCGCTTGCACGGCTGGATCGCGCAGCCGCACTATTCGCGCGCCAGTACCGATCAGCAGTACCTGTACGTCAACGGCCGCTCGGTGCGCGACCGCAGTGTTGCCCATGCCGTGAAGATGGCCTACGGCGACGTGCTGTACCACGGGCGGCAGCCGGCCTATGTCCTGTTCCTGGAACTGGACCCGACGCGGGTCGATGTGAACGTGCACCCGGCCAAGCACGAGGTGCGCTTCCGTGATTCGCGGCTGGTGCATGACTTCGTCTACCGCACCCTGAAGGATGCGCTGGCCGACACCCGCGCCGGCATGACCGCGCAGGAGATCGGTGCAGGAGCGGCGCATCCGGGCGAGGGCGGCACTGCCTCTGCGACGCTGGGCGCGAGCGCCTCCAGCTTCGGCTACGTGCGCGGTCCGGCACCTGGTGTGGGGCAGGGCGGCGGCGGTGGATTTTCCGGCTGGCGACCCCAGCAGCCGCTGGGGCTGCAGGTGGCCGATGCGCCCGCAGCCTATGCTGCGCTGTATGCCTCGCCTGCGGGTGCCGAGCGCGGTGCCGCATTGCCGCCGATGCCGATGGAAAACGGACTGCCGGTCACCAGCGCAGACGCTGGCGTTCCGCCGCTGGGCTACGCCATTGCCCAGCTGCATGGCATCTACATCCTGGCCGAGAATGCTGAGGGCCTGATCGTGGTCGACATGCATGCGGCGCACGAGCGCATCGGCTACGAAAGGTTGAAGAATGCACACGATGGCATCGGCCTGCAGTCGCAGCCGTTGCTGGTGCCGATCACCCTGGCGGTGGGCGAGCGCGAAGCCGACACCGCTGAGGCGGAGGCCGATACGCTGGCCGCCCTCGGGTTCGAGATCACCCGCGCCGGACCGGGCGCGCTGCACGTGCGCAGCATTCCGGCGCTGCTGGCCCATGCCGAGCCCGAAGGCCTGCTGCGCGATGTGCTGACCGACCTGCGCGAGCATGGCCAGAGCCGTCGCATCGCCACGGCGCGCGACGAGCTGCTGTCGACCATGGCCTGCCATGGTGCCGTGCGTGCCAACCGGCGCCTGACCGTGCCGGAAATGAACGCGCTGCTGCGCGACATGGAAATCACCGAGCGGTCCGGCCAGTGCAATCACGGCCGGCCGACCTGGGCCCGTTTTTCGCTGGCGGAGATCGACCGCTGGTTCCTGCGCGGACGTTGAGGGGAGCACCGATGCGACTTTGGGGAATGGGCGGCCTGCTGGCGGCCCTGTTGTTGGTGGCCTGCAGCCCGGCACCCGCGCCGGCGCCAGCCGCCGTCGAGGA includes the following:
- a CDS encoding NAD(P)H-hydrate dehydratase, which produces MANLADLFDSRAARTLDAQASALAGEGGWGLMAEAGQAAWQCLLQHWPQAQRIGVIVGSGNNGGDGYVLACHALQAGRQVQLIALPGSAPSTALAQRAATDFRSAGGMVSEFNGELAQADVWVDALFGLGFARAPSGAAQALIEALNAQRAPVLALDVPSGVDADRGCVPGVAVRATRTLQFIVAHRGLYTGDALEYIGRRQLAPLTLPDEAWQGVVAAAECWTQSRLPDLLPPRRANSHKGDSGHVLCVGGNHGSGGAIAMAAEAALRAGAGLLSIGTRGDHVGPLLARLPEAMTHALEDGAALPALLAKARVVAIGPGLGQDEWARALYARVLQSGLPLVIDADALNLLAQDAHAVADAILTPHPGEAARLLETTTAAIQADRYGSAQALAERYHAAVVLKGAGSIVAAPGHTPRLIAAGNPGMAVGGMGDLLTGIIASLRAQGLPAFDAAAGGALLHALAGDVAAADGARGLLPTDLLAPLRRLANPECSR
- a CDS encoding N-acetylmuramoyl-L-alanine amidase, whose translation is MRPGNRLIAICAAVGLGLASVSAWAGEVRQVLLNTGATGTRAEIALVGSGGYKTLSLAGPNRLVVDFPDSSAVRNLKMPSPQGVVTAVRTGQPVPGTFRVVFDLAETVAPFRPQMQREGNESKLVIEWPGDGPAVAASRPAATPPAASSVSTAPTPAQSAQSRGDAARATALLTAQVQQQASASAAVPAAPTPAPGTAPVQMAAAGTTASSAPASSPAAILAGQATTAVVATAPKPVPTPVAPTEPPRPTMPGDASRIRMQPGMRHLVVAIDPGHGGQDPGAIGPTGKREKDVTLAVARELARQVNATPGLKAFLTRDSDVFIPLPMRAQKARANKADIFISIHADAAENRSATGSSVYVLSTKGASSQRARWLADKENAADLVGGVRLQQTEGTLANVLLDLAQSGYMKSSEDAAGHVLGGLKRIGNNHKPNIERANFAVLRTSDMPAMLVETAFISNPDEERRLIDPAYQRKVAGAVLDGVHMFFSRQPPPGTLYAARAQAEIDAASTVAGGSK
- the queG gene encoding tRNA epoxyqueuosine(34) reductase QueG, whose product is MSPVPAPLDPALAVQRIRELARAHGFQRCGIAGIELGEDEAHLADWLGQGLYGTMDWMARHGTLRARPAELLPGTVRVISVGMDYSHRDDTEAWATLADPGRAYVARYALGRDYHKLMRNRLQKLATQINDEVAPLGYRVFVDSAPVLERALARNAGLGWIGKHTCLIDRHGGSWFFIGEIYIDIPLPIDAPATAHCGTCTRCIDVCPTQAITGPQRLDARRCISYLTIEHEGAIPVEMRPLIGNRIYGCDDCQLVCPWNKFAKRTDEADFRARNNLDTARLDQLFAWDEGEFLSRTEGSPIRRSGHERWLRNIAVALGNASTTAETLSALQTRAGDASPVVREHVQWALGQHGLR
- the mutL gene encoding DNA mismatch repair endonuclease MutL encodes the protein MNAPDPRPIRPLPEILINQIAAGEVVERPASVVKELVENAIDAGASRVDIELEEGGVRLIRIRDNGSGIAAEQLPLAVSRHATSKIANLDELEAVATLGFRGEALPSIASVSRFTLASRRAHDEHGSALQIEGGKIGEVTPRAHAPGTTVEVRELFYNVPARRKFLRAERTELGHIEEWLRSLALARPDVELRVSHNGKASRRYKPGDLYSDVRLAETLGEDFATQAVRVDHSSAGLRLHGWIAQPHYSRASTDQQYLYVNGRSVRDRSVAHAVKMAYGDVLYHGRQPAYVLFLELDPTRVDVNVHPAKHEVRFRDSRLVHDFVYRTLKDALADTRAGMTAQEIGAGAAHPGEGGTASATLGASASSFGYVRGPAPGVGQGGGGGFSGWRPQQPLGLQVADAPAAYAALYASPAGAERGAALPPMPMENGLPVTSADAGVPPLGYAIAQLHGIYILAENAEGLIVVDMHAAHERIGYERLKNAHDGIGLQSQPLLVPITLAVGEREADTAEAEADTLAALGFEITRAGPGALHVRSIPALLAHAEPEGLLRDVLTDLREHGQSRRIATARDELLSTMACHGAVRANRRLTVPEMNALLRDMEITERSGQCNHGRPTWARFSLAEIDRWFLRGR
- the tsaE gene encoding tRNA (adenosine(37)-N6)-threonylcarbamoyltransferase complex ATPase subunit type 1 TsaE is translated as MTEFFLADSDATELLGQWLAATRPAQALVELRGDLGAGKSTTARALLRALGVQGAIRSPTYTLVERYPLSSGGEAWHLDLYRIGQAGELDFLGLDEGSAVLWLVEWPERGAGALPPTDLVVALEIEGQGRRVRLTGVSDAGREWLSRLPEGGDLQALSVG
- the xseA gene encoding exodeoxyribonuclease VII large subunit, whose protein sequence is MQPRNNDVFTPSQLNTLARDLLEGSFPAIWVEAELGSVARPASGHLYFTLKDARAQLRAAMFRMKAQYLKFVPREGMRVLVRGKVTLYDARGEYQMVLDHMEEAGEGALRRAFEELKARLEAEGLFDPARKRPLPAHVQRLAVITSPTGAAVRDVLSVLGRRFPLLEVDLLPTLVQGATAAAQITRLLQAADASGRYDVILLTRGGGSLEDLWAFNDEALARAIAASGTPVVSAVGHETDFSLSDFAADLRAPTPSVAAELLVPDQRDLTLRLRRNAARMVQLQRHTLQQAMQRADRALLRLNAQSPQARLDLLRRRQLDLGRRLHAAHDQQQERRAARLRHAAAVLRGHHPQRQMEALRRRLAALGGRPHAALQRLLQRDALRLRGLARSLEAVSPLATVARGYSIVTRADDGALVRRIEQVQPGDALQARVGDGVIDVQVTAVN